A portion of the Micromonospora vinacea genome contains these proteins:
- a CDS encoding ABC transporter permease, protein MKTETAPEAPAVPPAAEPRPPARALPVWANPRLGLLIVIAVLVVLFSSLTPAFLDPRLTLAPLQADISVYVVVGLAQLAVLSLGHMNMAVGRMAALSTFAMGLAYDRLGVPLLVGLLVGLAVGAGIGALAGLLIAKTGVNSFVVTLALDFGLLGLVTILYTWATGGVSFAVQPSGLSALRFDTFADYCMGEVCGPRIPLVVPIAVAAALGVGLLFRHARLGREILMTGSNTVAAELSGIPTHRRVVAAHALSGLLAALAGFLLAANNGAFSANIGESFLLPSFLAPVLGGTLLAGGAVSVLGTALGATLTQVIYKGLNLLQFSLEELKLYIGLVLLAALSLDRLRAVLAERRAVSSS, encoded by the coding sequence GTGAAGACGGAAACAGCGCCGGAGGCGCCGGCGGTGCCTCCGGCCGCGGAGCCAAGGCCGCCGGCCAGGGCCCTGCCGGTCTGGGCGAACCCCCGGCTCGGGCTGCTCATCGTCATCGCCGTGCTGGTCGTCCTCTTCTCGTCGCTCACCCCCGCGTTCCTCGACCCCCGCCTCACCCTGGCACCGCTACAGGCCGACATCAGCGTGTACGTCGTGGTCGGTCTCGCCCAGCTCGCCGTGCTCTCGCTCGGGCACATGAACATGGCAGTGGGCCGGATGGCCGCGCTGTCCACCTTCGCGATGGGCCTGGCGTACGACCGGCTCGGCGTCCCACTGCTGGTCGGACTGCTCGTGGGTCTCGCCGTCGGGGCGGGCATCGGCGCGCTCGCCGGCCTGCTCATCGCCAAGACCGGTGTGAACTCCTTCGTGGTCACCCTCGCGCTCGACTTCGGGCTGCTGGGCCTGGTCACGATCCTCTACACCTGGGCGACCGGCGGGGTGTCGTTCGCGGTGCAGCCGAGTGGGCTGTCCGCCCTGCGCTTCGACACCTTCGCCGACTACTGCATGGGTGAGGTCTGCGGGCCCCGGATCCCGCTGGTCGTGCCGATCGCGGTCGCCGCGGCGCTCGGTGTCGGGTTGCTGTTCCGGCACGCCCGGCTGGGCCGGGAGATCCTGATGACCGGCTCCAACACGGTCGCCGCCGAGCTGTCCGGCATCCCCACGCACCGCCGGGTCGTCGCCGCGCACGCGTTGAGCGGGCTGCTCGCCGCACTGGCCGGGTTCCTGCTCGCCGCCAACAACGGCGCCTTCTCCGCCAACATCGGGGAGTCGTTCCTGCTGCCGTCGTTCCTGGCCCCGGTGCTCGGTGGGACGCTGCTCGCCGGTGGTGCGGTCAGCGTCCTCGGCACCGCGCTCGGCGCGACCCTCACCCAGGTCATCTACAAGGGCCTCAACCTGCTCCAGTTCTCCCTGGAGGAGCTGAAGCTCTACATCGGACTCGTGCTGCTCGCGGCGCTGTCGCTGGACCGGCTACGGGCCGTGCTCGCCGAGCGAAGGGCGGTGTCATCATCATGA
- a CDS encoding mandelate racemase/muconate lactonizing enzyme family protein encodes MSTITRAEAYLVDIPVETVRTDAVQAFLKQETLFVEVRTADGGHGTGYAYTIGTGGTAVLALLRDYLLPHLVGRDAARVEAVWRDLHAATRATAVGAITSLALAAIDTALWDLRARAAGLPLWVLAGGAKDRIPLYDTEGGWLHLTEDELVAGAKASQAAGWPGVKLKVGKPNPAEDAARIGAVRAALGDDFDVMVDANQSLTAAEAIRRARLLEPHQLAWFEEPLPADDVAGHELLARATSIPVAVGESMYSIGQFAEYLRRQAAGVVQVDVARIGGITPWLKVAHLAEACNVVVCPHFLMELHVSLCAAVPNSRYVEHIPQLRAITRTEIAIVDGHALAPAEPGLGIDWDRDAIEDRRVA; translated from the coding sequence ATGTCGACCATCACCAGGGCCGAGGCGTACCTCGTCGACATTCCCGTCGAGACCGTCCGCACCGACGCGGTACAGGCGTTCCTCAAGCAGGAGACGCTCTTCGTCGAGGTGCGCACGGCCGACGGCGGGCACGGCACGGGGTACGCGTACACGATCGGGACCGGCGGCACGGCGGTGCTCGCACTGCTGCGCGACTACCTGCTGCCGCACCTGGTCGGCCGAGATGCCGCCCGGGTGGAGGCGGTCTGGAGGGACCTGCACGCCGCCACCCGCGCCACAGCGGTCGGAGCCATCACCTCGTTGGCGCTCGCCGCGATCGACACCGCGCTGTGGGACCTGCGCGCCCGTGCCGCCGGCCTGCCGCTGTGGGTGCTCGCCGGCGGCGCGAAGGACCGCATCCCGTTGTACGACACCGAGGGTGGCTGGCTGCACCTCACCGAGGACGAGCTGGTCGCCGGCGCGAAGGCGTCCCAGGCGGCCGGCTGGCCCGGCGTCAAGCTGAAGGTCGGCAAGCCCAACCCGGCCGAGGACGCCGCTCGCATCGGCGCGGTCCGGGCGGCCCTCGGCGACGACTTCGACGTGATGGTCGACGCCAATCAGTCGCTGACCGCCGCCGAGGCGATCCGCCGGGCCCGGCTGCTCGAACCGCACCAGCTCGCCTGGTTCGAGGAGCCGCTGCCCGCCGATGACGTCGCCGGGCACGAGCTGCTGGCCCGCGCCACGAGCATCCCGGTGGCGGTGGGGGAGTCGATGTACTCGATCGGCCAGTTCGCCGAGTACCTACGCCGGCAGGCGGCCGGCGTCGTCCAGGTCGACGTCGCGCGCATCGGTGGCATCACCCCGTGGCTGAAGGTGGCCCACCTGGCCGAGGCGTGCAACGTGGTGGTCTGCCCGCACTTCCTGATGGAACTGCACGTGAGCCTCTGCGCGGCCGTGCCGAACAGCCGCTACGTCGAGCACATCCCGCAACTGCGCGCGATCACCCGGACCGAGATCGCGATCGTCGACGGCCACGCGCTCGCCCCCGCCGAGCCGGGCCTCGGCATCGACTGGGACCGCGACGCGATCGAGGACAGGAGGGTGGCGTGA
- a CDS encoding sugar ABC transporter substrate-binding protein produces MSRRMLSRIGSGLTVVALATTTVACTKKSDTADAEAGGREPAQVKVALVPGGSHPYFQPWKDAGAKAKTELALGDVTFNETAGWDQTKQNDVLKSLAAQGYNAFGVFGVSPDNINSTFEDLKRQGFPVGSLASCPAGANKADFCLSTDVEVAAYKGAKAAIDAMGGQGNLVHLTGNKVDSNTQRRIAGVEKAVAETGGKVTLLQSVTDIDKDLQSAQRAVADLLAAKGRQIQAIVNTAYNPAVASAEGVRQSKLPIKVIAIDDDPTVLDGLRGGSVAATVLQNPVGQAQVGSYALMKLSGGCTMAEPGVTIDSGSFVVTTDNLDGYEADRTSATEALRKKFDGDLLKCS; encoded by the coding sequence ATGTCGCGCAGAATGCTGTCCCGAATCGGCTCCGGCCTGACCGTCGTGGCCCTCGCCACGACCACTGTGGCCTGCACGAAGAAGAGCGACACCGCCGACGCCGAAGCCGGTGGCCGGGAACCGGCGCAGGTCAAGGTCGCGCTCGTGCCCGGCGGCTCGCACCCGTACTTCCAGCCCTGGAAGGACGCCGGGGCCAAGGCCAAGACGGAGCTGGCTCTCGGCGACGTCACCTTCAACGAGACCGCGGGCTGGGACCAGACCAAGCAGAACGACGTGCTCAAGTCCCTGGCAGCGCAGGGCTACAACGCCTTCGGCGTCTTCGGCGTCTCACCGGACAACATCAACTCCACCTTCGAGGACCTCAAGCGGCAGGGCTTCCCCGTCGGCTCGCTGGCCTCCTGCCCGGCCGGGGCCAACAAGGCCGACTTCTGCCTCTCCACGGACGTGGAGGTCGCCGCCTACAAGGGCGCCAAGGCCGCCATCGACGCGATGGGCGGTCAGGGCAACCTGGTGCACCTGACCGGGAACAAGGTCGACTCCAACACCCAGCGCCGGATCGCGGGCGTGGAGAAGGCGGTCGCCGAAACCGGTGGCAAGGTAACACTGCTCCAGAGCGTCACCGACATCGACAAGGATCTGCAGAGCGCGCAGAGGGCAGTGGCCGACCTCCTCGCCGCGAAGGGCCGCCAGATCCAGGCGATCGTGAACACCGCCTACAACCCGGCGGTCGCCTCGGCCGAGGGCGTCCGCCAGTCGAAGCTGCCCATCAAGGTCATCGCCATCGACGACGACCCGACGGTCCTCGACGGGCTGCGCGGCGGCTCGGTGGCCGCCACCGTCCTGCAGAACCCGGTCGGTCAGGCCCAGGTCGGCTCGTACGCCCTGATGAAGCTCAGCGGCGGCTGCACCATGGCCGAACCCGGAGTGACAATCGACTCGGGCTCGTTCGTGGTGACCACTGACAACCTGGACGGCTACGAGGCCGACCGCACCTCCGCCACCGAGGCGCTGCGGAAGAAGTTCGACGGCGACCTGCTCAAGTGCAGCTGA
- a CDS encoding (Fe-S)-binding protein, translating to MRIALFITCVNDLAFPATGIAVTRILRRLGHTVDFPADQTCCGQMHANTGYRAEAMPMVRNYVDVFDSYDAIVAPSGSCTAMIRDQYPRLHPPATSVAARTYELSELLVDVLGVTDVGAEFPETVTYHPTCHGLRMLRLGDRPLTLLRQVRGIKLVELADAEECCGFGGTFALKNPDVSTAMLTDKCARVRDTGARVLAAADNSCLAHIGGGLDRHRSGVRAVHYAEILAETGAAS from the coding sequence ATGCGGATCGCCCTCTTCATCACCTGCGTCAACGACCTCGCGTTCCCGGCCACCGGCATCGCTGTCACCCGCATCCTGCGGCGACTCGGCCACACCGTCGACTTTCCGGCCGACCAGACCTGTTGCGGGCAGATGCACGCCAACACTGGTTACCGGGCCGAGGCCATGCCGATGGTGCGCAACTACGTCGACGTCTTCGACTCCTACGACGCCATCGTCGCGCCGTCCGGGTCGTGCACCGCGATGATCCGCGACCAGTACCCGCGCCTGCACCCGCCCGCCACCTCGGTGGCCGCCCGCACGTACGAGCTGTCCGAACTGCTCGTCGACGTCCTCGGCGTCACCGACGTCGGCGCCGAGTTCCCGGAGACGGTCACCTACCACCCCACCTGCCACGGCCTGCGGATGCTGCGCCTCGGCGACCGGCCGCTGACCCTGCTGCGCCAGGTACGCGGGATCAAGCTGGTCGAGCTGGCCGACGCCGAGGAGTGCTGCGGTTTCGGCGGCACGTTCGCCCTGAAGAACCCGGACGTCTCCACCGCGATGCTCACCGACAAGTGCGCCCGGGTCCGCGACACCGGCGCGCGGGTGCTCGCCGCGGCCGACAACTCCTGCCTGGCGCACATCGGCGGCGGCCTCGACCGCCACCGCTCTGGCGTACGGGCCGTGCACTACGCCGAGATTCTCGCCGAGACGGGAGCCGCCTCATGA
- a CDS encoding ABC transporter permease translates to MIRTNEFTLAVIAALGFAALAVATDFNLLTAGTLDAFLRFLALPIVIGLAQMVVLAVGQMNLSVGVLTGFCAVASGWLMVDAGLPAPVAVLAALALGAVVGLVNGLLVIFTRINGFIVTLATMTILEGLRYGVNGTGTYQGYSPGLREFGQASVAGVPVVFLLAVAVAVAVALFFRRTVPGRHLLASGGNPFAARLSGISNDRALVLAHTLSGLLAGFAAVIVVAAFGSVNASIGDDLLLPSFAAPIIGGVALAGGMISVTGTVLAAFLVRLVDVSQSQFDINRRWVDLIIGAVVLGAVLLGQFRDKLSGGPR, encoded by the coding sequence GTGATCCGGACCAACGAGTTCACCCTCGCGGTGATCGCGGCGCTCGGGTTCGCGGCACTCGCTGTCGCCACCGACTTCAACCTGCTCACCGCCGGCACCCTGGACGCCTTCCTGCGTTTCCTCGCCCTGCCGATCGTCATCGGCCTGGCCCAGATGGTGGTGCTCGCCGTCGGTCAGATGAACCTCTCGGTGGGCGTGCTCACCGGCTTCTGTGCGGTGGCCTCGGGCTGGCTGATGGTCGACGCCGGGCTGCCCGCCCCGGTCGCGGTGCTCGCCGCGCTGGCCCTCGGCGCCGTCGTCGGACTGGTCAACGGCCTGTTGGTGATCTTCACCCGGATCAACGGGTTCATCGTCACCCTCGCCACCATGACGATCCTCGAAGGGCTGCGGTACGGGGTGAACGGCACCGGCACCTATCAGGGCTACTCGCCCGGCCTGCGCGAGTTCGGGCAGGCGTCAGTGGCCGGCGTACCAGTGGTCTTCCTGCTGGCGGTCGCGGTCGCCGTCGCGGTCGCCCTCTTCTTCCGACGCACAGTGCCCGGACGGCACCTGCTCGCCTCCGGCGGCAACCCGTTCGCCGCCCGGCTGTCGGGCATCTCCAACGACCGGGCGCTGGTGCTGGCCCACACCCTGTCGGGGCTGCTGGCCGGCTTCGCCGCGGTGATCGTGGTGGCCGCCTTCGGCTCGGTGAACGCCTCGATCGGCGACGACCTGCTGCTGCCCAGCTTCGCCGCGCCGATCATCGGCGGGGTGGCCCTGGCCGGCGGCATGATCAGCGTGACCGGCACGGTGCTCGCCGCCTTCCTCGTTCGGCTGGTCGACGTCAGCCAGTCGCAGTTCGACATCAACCGACGGTGGGTGGACCTCATCATCGGCGCGGTCGTCCTCGG
- a CDS encoding GntR family transcriptional regulator: MAQQEPREGRLRPARRLTLTEDVYESIKTLVMDHILPPGERVNIDALARELDVSPTPVREALARLEADGLVRKRPLSGYTTTPLLSRAEFDDLFDVRQLLEGATAGRAATHASAEARQRISIEAAASIDVEAGDGYRRHAAFTALDAKFHDLIAEVSGSPLLRDTITRLHSHLHLHRLYFPVAGAPDTNTEHQRIAAAIVAGDAAAATQAMRAHLSAARERHLPAFDQLPTPGTPRDSA, translated from the coding sequence ATGGCCCAGCAGGAACCTCGCGAGGGTCGACTCCGTCCCGCCCGTCGACTCACCCTCACCGAGGACGTCTACGAGTCGATAAAGACGCTCGTCATGGACCACATCCTTCCCCCCGGCGAACGGGTCAACATCGACGCGCTCGCCCGGGAGCTGGACGTCTCCCCCACCCCGGTCCGCGAGGCCCTCGCCCGGCTGGAGGCCGACGGCCTGGTCCGTAAACGCCCGCTCTCCGGCTACACCACCACACCGCTGCTGAGCCGCGCCGAGTTCGACGACCTGTTCGACGTCCGCCAACTGCTGGAGGGCGCCACCGCCGGACGGGCCGCCACGCACGCCTCCGCCGAAGCGCGCCAACGGATCAGCATCGAGGCGGCGGCGAGCATCGACGTGGAGGCCGGCGACGGCTATCGCCGACACGCCGCCTTCACCGCGCTGGACGCGAAGTTCCACGACCTGATCGCCGAGGTCTCCGGCAGCCCCCTGCTGCGGGACACCATCACGCGGCTGCACTCACACCTGCACCTGCACCGGCTGTACTTCCCGGTCGCCGGCGCGCCCGACACCAACACCGAGCACCAGCGCATCGCCGCCGCCATCGTCGCGGGCGACGCGGCAGCCGCCACCCAGGCGATGCGCGCCCACCTCAGCGCCGCCCGGGAGCGCCACCTGCCCGCCTTCGACCAGCTCCCCACCCCCGGAACACCGCGCGACTCGGCGTGA